From the genome of Methylomonas sp. UP202, one region includes:
- the aroE gene encoding shikimate dehydrogenase — translation MTAIDQYAVFGHPINHSKSPRIHGLFAEQTGQRLQYRAVDVPAELFRSAVETFFADGGKGLNCTVPLKELAWQFADRLGDRALLAKAVNTLARQADGRVLGDNTDGVGLLNDLTINHRVPLRASRILVLGAGGATRGIVAPLLEQAPAQLVIANRTLEKAEAIADEFADLGELHACGYADLNSRFDVILNATSASLGGDLPPLADDILADGGCCYDLAYANQPTAFVNWGLRHGASLCLDGLGMLVEQAAEAFYLWRGVRPDTRPVIDLLNRERTLPPPRND, via the coding sequence ATGACAGCCATCGACCAATACGCCGTATTCGGCCACCCGATTAACCACAGCAAATCGCCGCGCATCCACGGCCTGTTCGCCGAGCAAACCGGTCAACGTCTGCAATACCGGGCGGTGGACGTACCGGCCGAGCTGTTTCGCTCCGCGGTAGAAACCTTCTTTGCCGACGGCGGCAAGGGTCTCAATTGCACGGTGCCGCTCAAGGAACTCGCCTGGCAATTCGCGGACCGCCTCGGCGACCGCGCCCTGCTCGCCAAAGCCGTCAACACCCTGGCGCGCCAGGCCGACGGCCGCGTCCTCGGCGACAATACCGACGGCGTCGGTCTGCTCAACGACTTGACCATCAACCATCGCGTTCCGTTGCGTGCCAGCCGGATCTTAGTGCTCGGGGCCGGCGGCGCGACACGCGGTATCGTCGCGCCGCTGCTGGAACAGGCACCGGCGCAGCTCGTCATCGCCAATCGGACACTCGAAAAAGCCGAGGCCATTGCCGACGAGTTTGCCGATCTTGGAGAGTTGCACGCCTGCGGCTACGCCGATTTGAACAGCCGCTTCGACGTCATTTTGAATGCAACCTCCGCCAGTTTGGGCGGCGACCTGCCGCCGCTGGCCGACGATATTCTCGCCGACGGCGGCTGCTGCTACGATTTGGCTTATGCCAACCAGCCTACCGCATTCGTAAACTGGGGCCTTCGGCACGGCGCCTCGCTCTGCCTCGACGGCTTGGGCATGCTGGTGGAGCAGGCCGCCGAGGCCTTCTATCTTTGGCGGGGCGTCAGACCGGACACCCGTCCGGTCATCGATTTGCTGAACCGCGAGCGAACGCTGCCGCCGCCTCGAAACGATTGA
- the hemB gene encoding porphobilinogen synthase: MEKMSTPNDFFPTTRMRRMRSQNFSRRLMRENRLTTDDLICPLFVVEGQSVQQAVASMPGVRRLSIDRLLREAESLVKLGIPAVALFPVVDPGQKSLNAEEAYNPDGLAQRCTRALKSEFPELGVITDVALDPFTTHGQDGLIDADGYVVNDATVDVLRKQALSHAEAGADIVAPSDMMDGRIGAIRNVLESQGHPNTRILAYSAKYASSFYGPFRDAVGSAGNLGGGNKYSYQMDPANSDEAIREIALDLQEGADMIMVKPGMPYLDIIRRAKDRFGVPTFAYQVSGEYAMLKAAAQNGWLDERQVVLESLLAFKRAGCDAILTYFAKPAAQWLQQT, encoded by the coding sequence ATGGAAAAGATGTCTACCCCTAACGACTTTTTCCCAACCACCCGGATGCGCCGCATGCGCTCCCAGAATTTTTCCCGCCGATTAATGCGGGAAAACCGCCTGACTACCGACGACTTGATCTGCCCATTATTTGTCGTCGAAGGCCAATCCGTCCAACAAGCCGTGGCGTCGATGCCCGGCGTCCGCCGCCTGTCCATCGACCGGCTGTTGCGGGAAGCCGAATCCTTAGTCAAGTTGGGTATCCCCGCCGTCGCGCTCTTTCCGGTCGTCGACCCCGGTCAAAAATCGCTGAACGCAGAAGAAGCCTACAATCCCGACGGCCTGGCGCAACGTTGTACGCGAGCGCTGAAATCTGAATTTCCGGAGCTCGGCGTAATTACCGACGTCGCGCTCGACCCGTTCACCACGCACGGCCAGGACGGCCTGATTGACGCTGACGGATACGTCGTCAACGACGCCACCGTCGACGTGCTGCGCAAACAAGCCCTATCCCATGCCGAGGCCGGTGCCGACATCGTCGCGCCGTCCGACATGATGGACGGCAGAATCGGTGCGATCCGCAACGTCCTGGAGTCCCAGGGCCACCCAAACACCCGCATTCTGGCCTATTCGGCCAAATATGCCTCCAGTTTCTACGGCCCGTTCCGCGACGCGGTCGGCTCGGCCGGCAATCTGGGCGGCGGCAACAAATACAGCTACCAAATGGACCCCGCCAATTCCGACGAAGCGATCCGCGAAATCGCGCTCGATTTACAAGAAGGCGCCGACATGATCATGGTTAAACCGGGCATGCCCTATCTGGACATCATTCGCCGCGCCAAGGATCGTTTCGGCGTTCCGACGTTCGCTTACCAAGTCAGCGGCGAATACGCGATGCTGAAAGCCGCCGCCCAAAACGGCTGGCTAGACGAACGTCAGGTCGTGCTGGAATCCTTACTCGCCTTCAAACGGGCCGGCTGCGACGCAATTTTGACTTACTTCGCCAAACCGGCGGCACAATGGCTGCAACAAACCTAG
- a CDS encoding ABC transporter substrate-binding protein yields MYIKRYLQFLLMAIWAATALGWASGAAAEGEPQKIIEDASNKLKQRMQEPGFTQDFKKITVFVHDVIYPHVDFDLISTLVLGKMWKDATPAEKDGFKKEFQTLLIRTYSRAFVEFKDWSVRFLPVSSEGDDKKVLIKTEILQPGLQPIAVNYRMLNEKGAWKVYDILIEGVSLVTNYRTSFKNEVERSGSLQEVINQLAKRNTEALSNNNVPNNS; encoded by the coding sequence ATGTATATCAAACGTTATTTGCAGTTTTTATTGATGGCGATTTGGGCGGCGACGGCGTTGGGCTGGGCTTCCGGCGCGGCGGCGGAAGGCGAGCCGCAGAAGATTATCGAGGACGCCTCGAACAAGCTGAAGCAACGCATGCAGGAGCCTGGGTTTACGCAGGATTTCAAAAAAATCACGGTGTTCGTACACGACGTGATCTACCCGCATGTCGATTTCGACCTAATTTCGACGTTGGTGCTCGGCAAAATGTGGAAAGACGCTACGCCGGCCGAGAAGGACGGTTTTAAGAAGGAGTTCCAAACCCTGTTGATTCGCACCTATTCCAGAGCGTTTGTCGAGTTCAAGGACTGGTCGGTGCGTTTTCTACCGGTTAGCAGCGAAGGCGACGATAAAAAGGTATTGATCAAAACCGAAATCTTGCAACCTGGCTTGCAACCTATCGCGGTCAACTACCGTATGCTGAACGAGAAAGGGGCTTGGAAAGTCTACGACATCCTGATCGAGGGTGTTAGTTTGGTCACCAACTATCGGACCAGCTTTAAAAACGAGGTCGAACGTTCCGGATCGTTGCAGGAAGTGATCAATCAGTTGGCCAAGCGCAATACCGAGGCGCTCAGCAACAACAACGTCCCCAACAATTCTTAA
- the cmoA gene encoding carboxy-S-adenosyl-L-methionine synthase CmoA, which produces MPASKDSLYASPLGEIAAFSFDENVVKVFPDMIRRSVPGYGTMISAIGLLAGRYARENSRCYDLGCSLGAAALAMRANIAVRNCKIVAVDCSEAMIEQCRRDIELAPAEVDIEWRCADIRDIEIRDASVVVLNFTLQFIPLEDRGRFIAGLYDGLLPGGVLILSEKLAFDDKRQQDLQTEMHHLFKKAQGYSELEISQKRTALENVLIPETFSEHRARLEAAGFSSVEVWFQYFNFASMIALK; this is translated from the coding sequence ATGCCAGCTTCGAAAGATTCTTTATACGCCAGTCCGCTAGGCGAAATCGCGGCATTTAGCTTCGACGAGAACGTCGTCAAGGTCTTTCCGGACATGATTCGACGCTCGGTGCCGGGCTACGGCACGATGATTTCCGCAATTGGTTTGTTGGCCGGCCGTTACGCCCGCGAAAACAGTCGATGTTACGACTTGGGATGTTCGTTAGGTGCGGCGGCATTGGCCATGCGCGCCAACATTGCTGTCCGAAACTGCAAAATCGTCGCGGTCGACTGTTCGGAGGCGATGATCGAGCAATGTCGGCGCGATATTGAGCTGGCCCCGGCGGAGGTCGACATCGAATGGCGTTGCGCCGATATTCGCGATATTGAAATTCGCGATGCATCGGTGGTTGTGCTGAATTTCACGCTGCAATTCATACCTCTCGAAGACCGTGGTCGCTTTATCGCTGGGCTTTACGACGGCCTACTGCCTGGCGGCGTGTTGATCTTGTCCGAGAAGCTGGCGTTCGATGACAAACGTCAGCAGGATCTGCAAACCGAAATGCATCATCTGTTCAAGAAAGCGCAAGGGTATAGCGAACTGGAGATCAGTCAAAAGCGAACTGCGTTGGAGAACGTCTTGATACCGGAGACTTTCTCCGAGCATCGCGCGCGCCTGGAAGCGGCGGGGTTTTCCAGTGTCGAGGTTTGGTTCCAGTACTTCAATTTCGCGTCAATGATCGCGTTGAAATGA
- the cmoB gene encoding tRNA 5-methoxyuridine(34)/uridine 5-oxyacetic acid(34) synthase CmoB translates to MIDYRPLFNLLVEAGGQRWAALLPGQLATAFDETGHGDLRRWRSVVDALPPLTPSVCDLLDQVQIGGDSDISETARSELRERLMALHPWRKGPYRLFGIEIDTEWRSDWKWCRVKDAIAPLRNRLVLDVGCGNGYYAWRMWGAGARMVIGIDPTLLSVMQFQAVRRLHGGDAPVFVLPLGIEDVPADLGIFDTVFSMGVLYHRRSPIDHLLELKGCLRSGGELVLETLVIDGGPDRVLLPERRYASMRNVWFLPSCEAMLVWLRRCGFRDVRLTSVEKTRVEEQRSTDWMRFQSLTDFLDPNDSDKTIEGLPAPVRAVFVATA, encoded by the coding sequence ATGATCGATTACCGGCCTTTATTCAACTTGCTTGTCGAGGCGGGAGGTCAGCGCTGGGCGGCATTATTGCCGGGGCAGTTAGCTACGGCATTCGATGAAACCGGGCATGGCGATTTGCGACGCTGGCGGAGCGTGGTCGATGCATTGCCGCCTCTGACACCGAGCGTTTGCGACTTGCTCGATCAAGTACAAATCGGCGGCGACTCGGACATTTCCGAAACGGCACGCTCCGAGTTACGCGAGCGGTTGATGGCCTTGCATCCTTGGCGGAAGGGGCCGTATCGTCTTTTCGGTATCGAGATCGACACCGAATGGCGCTCCGATTGGAAGTGGTGTCGTGTTAAAGATGCCATTGCGCCGTTGCGCAACCGATTGGTGCTGGATGTCGGTTGCGGAAACGGTTACTACGCCTGGCGGATGTGGGGCGCCGGCGCCAGAATGGTGATCGGTATCGATCCGACTCTGTTGAGCGTGATGCAATTTCAGGCGGTTCGTCGTCTGCACGGCGGCGATGCGCCAGTCTTCGTTTTGCCGCTGGGTATAGAGGATGTGCCGGCGGACTTGGGAATTTTCGATACGGTATTTTCGATGGGGGTTTTATATCACCGGCGTTCGCCGATCGATCATTTGCTGGAATTGAAAGGTTGCCTGAGGTCGGGTGGCGAGTTGGTGTTGGAAACCTTGGTGATCGACGGCGGGCCGGACCGCGTACTGTTGCCGGAACGACGTTATGCCAGCATGCGCAATGTTTGGTTTTTGCCGAGTTGTGAAGCAATGTTGGTTTGGTTGCGTCGTTGCGGTTTTCGAGACGTGCGATTAACGAGCGTTGAAAAAACGCGTGTGGAAGAGCAGCGTTCGACAGATTGGATGCGCTTTCAGTCGCTGACGGACTTTTTGGATCCTAACGACTCGGATAAGACTATCGAAGGCCTGCCGGCTCCTGTCAGAGCTGTGTTTGTCGCCACGGCATAG
- a CDS encoding helix-hairpin-helix domain-containing protein, with translation MKKLFLVLLLCSFWVNAEPININQADAEAISTALTGVGPKKAEAIVQYRKEHGDFKSLKDLEAVKGIGEKTAMANEKNILFGDGVPVPSDTKTEKTEKTEKAGKAASAEKPDKGKSEVKPK, from the coding sequence ATGAAAAAGCTATTTCTGGTTCTATTGCTTTGTTCGTTTTGGGTGAACGCTGAACCCATCAATATCAATCAGGCAGACGCGGAAGCAATTTCCACTGCCTTAACCGGAGTCGGCCCGAAAAAAGCCGAGGCCATCGTGCAGTATCGCAAGGAGCATGGTGATTTTAAAAGTTTGAAGGATTTAGAGGCGGTCAAAGGCATTGGCGAAAAAACCGCGATGGCGAACGAGAAAAATATTCTGTTCGGCGATGGTGTGCCAGTTCCATCTGATACTAAAACGGAAAAAACGGAAAAAACGGAAAAAGCCGGTAAGGCAGCGAGCGCCGAGAAGCCGGACAAGGGTAAATCCGAAGTTAAGCCTAAATAA
- a CDS encoding phenylpyruvate tautomerase MIF-related protein has translation MLKLRTNIPITAEQSPNLLKVFSRLLAQETGKPERYVMIDISGNHFMLFAGSDSPLAYLECKSIGLSASQATKLSASLCQILSEELGIAGDRIYIEFSNCPAEFWGWNSSTFG, from the coding sequence ATGCTGAAACTGCGCACTAACATCCCTATTACCGCCGAACAATCTCCTAACCTGCTGAAAGTCTTCTCGCGCTTGCTAGCCCAGGAGACCGGAAAACCGGAACGCTATGTCATGATCGACATTTCCGGAAATCACTTCATGCTGTTTGCCGGCAGCGATTCTCCTTTAGCTTATTTGGAGTGCAAAAGCATAGGGCTCAGCGCCAGCCAAGCCACAAAGCTTTCAGCGTCCCTCTGCCAAATATTGTCCGAGGAACTCGGCATCGCTGGCGACCGAATTTACATTGAGTTCAGTAATTGTCCGGCTGAGTTTTGGGGCTGGAACAGCTCGACGTTCGGCTGA
- the thpR gene encoding RNA 2',3'-cyclic phosphodiesterase: MKRLFFALWPPLDALAKLQQLIQHLDRSITPLAISNLHVTLVFLGTVNPKQERELRRRANTIKFHGAELTFDRLDFWQKPSILCLTSTDGLTAVSELSEQLTRISKGLDIPIDNRPFTPHITLCRKIKRPLDTEFEPITWRATGFCLAESVSNSGRRQYRVLEEWPSLS, encoded by the coding sequence ATGAAACGCTTATTTTTCGCGCTCTGGCCACCACTTGACGCCCTAGCCAAACTCCAGCAGCTAATTCAACACCTTGATCGCTCAATAACTCCTCTGGCTATCTCCAACTTGCACGTTACGTTGGTGTTTTTAGGCACCGTAAATCCCAAACAAGAACGGGAACTGCGCAGACGAGCCAACACCATCAAATTTCACGGCGCCGAACTGACGTTCGACCGGCTCGATTTTTGGCAAAAACCCAGCATACTTTGCCTGACCTCCACCGACGGATTAACAGCCGTGAGCGAACTTTCCGAACAATTGACCAGAATCAGTAAGGGGCTGGACATACCAATCGACAACCGCCCCTTCACTCCACACATCACGCTATGTCGTAAAATCAAACGCCCACTCGATACCGAATTCGAACCGATAACTTGGCGCGCCACCGGCTTTTGCCTGGCCGAGTCGGTATCAAACTCCGGACGCCGCCAATATCGGGTTCTCGAGGAGTGGCCATCATTGTCATAA
- the hxlA gene encoding 3-hexulose-6-phosphate synthase, translated as MARPLIQMALDSLDFNQTVALADQVAPYVDIFEIGTPCIKYNGVNLVKELRQRYPDKLLLVDLKTMDAGEYEAGAFYAAGADICTVLGVSGLATIGGVIKAAKKYAAEVQVDLINVPNKGECARESAKLGAQIMGVHTGLDAQAAGQTPFTDLAEVANLGLNVRVSVAGGIKPATIDQTVKAGANIIVVGAAIYGAPSPAEAAREIRELVDVAAV; from the coding sequence ATGGCAAGACCATTAATTCAAATGGCGTTGGACTCACTGGATTTCAACCAAACCGTCGCGCTGGCTGACCAAGTAGCCCCTTACGTCGACATTTTCGAAATTGGCACCCCTTGCATCAAATACAACGGTGTCAATTTGGTCAAAGAACTGAGACAACGTTACCCCGATAAATTGTTGTTGGTTGACCTGAAAACCATGGATGCCGGCGAATACGAAGCTGGTGCTTTCTACGCTGCCGGCGCGGACATCTGCACCGTATTGGGTGTTTCCGGTCTGGCTACTATTGGTGGCGTGATCAAGGCAGCTAAAAAATATGCTGCCGAAGTGCAAGTCGACTTGATTAACGTGCCTAACAAAGGCGAGTGCGCTCGCGAATCCGCGAAGCTGGGCGCCCAAATCATGGGTGTACACACCGGTCTGGACGCACAAGCGGCCGGTCAAACGCCTTTCACCGACTTGGCCGAAGTCGCCAACCTGGGCTTGAACGTTCGCGTTTCCGTTGCCGGCGGTATCAAACCAGCCACTATCGATCAAACCGTTAAAGCTGGAGCCAACATTATCGTGGTCGGCGCGGCTATCTACGGCGCTCCGTCACCTGCCGAAGCGGCTCGTGAAATCCGTGAATTGGTCGACGTGGCGGCGGTGTAA
- the hxlB gene encoding 6-phospho-3-hexuloisomerase, whose product MHQELVLSKISSILEATPDSHDKTLVDMLDQAKRVFISGAGRSKLVGNFFAMRLMHGGYDVSVVGEIVTPSIKAGDLLIIISGSGETEQLVAFTKKAKEVGAKIALISAKDDSTIGDLADVTLQIGRAEQYGKVRGMPMGTVFELSTLLFLEATISHVIHEKGIPEEEMRSRHANLE is encoded by the coding sequence ATGCATCAAGAGTTAGTCTTAAGCAAAATTTCCAGCATTCTGGAAGCGACACCCGATTCGCACGACAAAACTTTGGTCGACATGTTGGACCAGGCCAAACGCGTGTTCATTTCTGGTGCTGGTCGCTCCAAATTGGTCGGTAATTTTTTCGCGATGCGGCTGATGCATGGTGGCTATGATGTCAGCGTTGTCGGTGAAATCGTCACGCCTAGTATTAAAGCCGGCGACTTGTTGATCATTATTTCCGGCTCCGGAGAAACTGAGCAGCTGGTGGCCTTCACCAAGAAAGCTAAAGAAGTGGGTGCGAAAATCGCGCTGATTTCGGCCAAAGACGATTCGACTATCGGCGATTTGGCCGACGTTACGTTGCAAATCGGTCGTGCCGAACAATACGGTAAAGTCAGAGGCATGCCTATGGGTACCGTATTTGAATTGTCTACTCTGCTTTTCCTCGAGGCTACGATTTCCCATGTCATTCATGAGAAGGGTATCCCGGAAGAAGAAATGAGATCGAGACACGCCAACTTGGAATAA
- the tkt gene encoding transketolase: MKETNMPSRRDLANAIRALSMDAVQKANSGHPGAPMGMADIAEVLWNDFLSHNPTNPKWPNRDRFVLSNGHGSMLIYSLLHLSGYNLPIDQLKQFRQLHSKTPGHPEYGYTDGVETTTGPLGQGITNAVGFAIAERALAGQFNRPGHDIVDHHTYVFLGDGCLMEGISHEACSLAGSMGLGKLIAIYDDNNISIDGEVRGHGDVHGWFLDDTPKRFEAYGWHVIPKVDGHDPEAVKKAIEAAKAVTDKPSIICCQTVIGFGSPNKQGKEECHGAALGEAEVAATREQLGWPHAPFEIPADIYAGWDAKAKGAEREAAWNAQFAAYQAAHPALAAEFERRVVKGQLPGDWSEKANAFIADVNAKAETIASRKASQNTLNGFGPLLPELLGGSADLAGSNLTLWKGCKDINASGYDGNYAYYGVREFGMSAIMNGIALHGGFKPYGATFLMFSEYARNALRMAALMKAPTIFVYTHDSIGLGEDGPTHQPIEQTATLRMIPNMQVWRPCDAVESAVSWKAAIERTDGPSTLIFSRQNLPHMPRSQAQIDAIAKGGYILSGEGNPDAIIIATGSEVELAAKAADALTAKGKNIRVVSMPSTNVFEAQDQAYKDSVLPPSVTARVVVEAGVTDSWWKYAGSQGRVVGLDRFGESAPAGQLFKEFGFTVDNVVANVEAVL; the protein is encoded by the coding sequence ATAAAGGAGACCAACATGCCTTCGCGCCGAGACTTAGCGAACGCCATACGCGCACTCAGCATGGACGCCGTCCAAAAAGCCAACTCCGGCCACCCTGGTGCGCCGATGGGCATGGCCGACATCGCTGAAGTATTGTGGAACGATTTTCTGAGCCACAACCCCACCAACCCCAAATGGCCGAATCGCGACCGCTTTGTCCTGTCCAACGGTCACGGCTCCATGCTGATTTACTCGCTGTTGCACCTGAGCGGCTATAACCTGCCGATCGACCAGTTGAAACAGTTCCGGCAACTGCACTCCAAAACGCCAGGTCACCCGGAATACGGCTACACCGACGGCGTCGAAACCACCACCGGCCCGCTCGGCCAAGGCATCACCAATGCCGTCGGTTTCGCCATCGCCGAACGCGCGCTGGCCGGTCAATTCAACCGTCCGGGTCACGACATCGTCGACCACCACACCTACGTGTTCCTGGGCGACGGCTGCTTGATGGAAGGCATCTCCCACGAAGCCTGCTCGCTGGCCGGCTCCATGGGCCTGGGTAAACTGATCGCCATCTACGACGACAACAACATCTCCATCGACGGCGAAGTGCGCGGCCACGGCGACGTCCACGGCTGGTTCCTGGACGACACCCCGAAACGCTTCGAAGCCTACGGCTGGCACGTCATCCCCAAAGTCGACGGCCACGACCCCGAAGCCGTGAAAAAAGCCATCGAAGCCGCTAAAGCCGTCACCGACAAGCCATCGATCATCTGCTGCCAAACCGTCATCGGTTTCGGCTCGCCGAACAAACAAGGCAAGGAAGAATGCCACGGCGCCGCCCTCGGTGAAGCCGAAGTCGCCGCCACCCGCGAACAACTCGGCTGGCCGCACGCCCCGTTCGAAATCCCCGCCGACATCTACGCCGGATGGGACGCCAAAGCCAAGGGCGCCGAACGCGAAGCCGCCTGGAACGCCCAATTCGCCGCCTACCAAGCCGCGCATCCGGCCCTGGCCGCCGAATTCGAACGCCGCGTGGTCAAAGGCCAACTGCCCGGCGACTGGAGCGAAAAAGCCAACGCCTTCATCGCCGATGTCAACGCCAAAGCCGAAACCATCGCCAGCCGCAAAGCCTCGCAAAACACCCTGAACGGCTTCGGCCCGCTGTTGCCCGAACTCTTGGGCGGCTCCGCCGACCTGGCCGGTTCCAACCTGACCCTGTGGAAAGGCTGCAAAGACATCAACGCCAGCGGATACGACGGCAACTACGCCTACTATGGCGTCCGCGAATTCGGCATGAGCGCCATCATGAACGGCATCGCCCTGCACGGCGGCTTCAAGCCCTACGGCGCCACCTTCCTGATGTTCAGCGAATACGCCCGCAACGCGTTGCGGATGGCCGCGCTGATGAAAGCGCCGACCATCTTCGTCTACACCCACGACTCCATCGGTCTGGGCGAAGACGGCCCGACCCACCAACCGATCGAACAAACCGCCACGTTGCGCATGATTCCCAACATGCAAGTCTGGCGTCCGTGCGACGCGGTGGAATCGGCGGTCAGCTGGAAAGCCGCGATCGAACGCACCGACGGCCCAAGCACCCTGATCTTCTCCCGGCAAAACCTGCCGCACATGCCGCGCAGCCAAGCCCAGATCGACGCGATCGCCAAAGGCGGCTACATCCTGAGCGGCGAAGGCAATCCGGACGCCATCATCATCGCCACCGGCTCCGAAGTCGAACTGGCGGCGAAAGCGGCCGACGCGCTGACAGCCAAAGGCAAAAACATCCGCGTGGTGTCCATGCCGTCGACCAACGTGTTCGAAGCGCAAGATCAGGCGTACAAAGACAGCGTACTGCCGCCGAGCGTGACCGCGCGCGTGGTAGTCGAAGCCGGCGTGACCGACAGCTGGTGGAAATACGCGGGCAGCCAAGGCCGAGTGGTTGGCCTGGACCGCTTCGGCGAATCGGCCCCGGCCGGCCAACTCTTCAAAGAGTTCGGCTTTACCGTGGATAATGTCGTCGCTAATGTGGAAGCCGTACTTTAA
- a CDS encoding transaldolase encodes MAKNLLEQLREMTVVVADTGDIQAIETFKPRDATTNPSLITAAAQMPQYQGIVDDTLKGARVTLGAGASAAEVASLAFDRLAVSFGLKILEIIEGRVSTEVDARLSYDVEGTIAKGRDIIAQYKAAGIDTEKRILIKIAATWEGIQAAAVLEKENIHTNLTLLFGIHQAIACAENGIQLISPFVGRILDWYKKDTGRDSYAPSEDPGVLSVTEIYNYYKKFGYKTEVMGASFRNIGEITELAGCDLLTIAPSLLAELQSVEGELPRKLDAAKAASANIEKISVDKATFERMHEENRMANDKLKEGIDGFAKALEALEKLLADRLAVLEA; translated from the coding sequence ATGGCAAAAAATTTATTGGAACAATTGCGCGAAATGACCGTCGTGGTCGCGGATACCGGCGACATTCAAGCGATCGAAACTTTCAAACCGCGCGACGCGACTACCAACCCGTCGTTGATTACCGCCGCCGCGCAGATGCCGCAATACCAAGGTATCGTTGACGATACGCTGAAGGGTGCTCGCGTAACCTTGGGTGCCGGTGCGTCTGCTGCTGAAGTAGCTTCACTGGCCTTCGATCGCTTGGCGGTTTCGTTCGGTTTGAAAATTCTGGAAATCATCGAGGGCCGCGTTTCAACCGAAGTGGACGCTCGCTTGTCCTACGATGTTGAAGGAACGATTGCCAAAGGCCGTGACATCATCGCTCAGTACAAAGCCGCCGGCATCGACACCGAAAAACGCATTCTGATCAAGATCGCCGCGACTTGGGAAGGTATTCAAGCTGCCGCCGTACTGGAAAAAGAAAACATTCATACTAATCTGACACTGTTGTTCGGCATCCACCAAGCAATTGCGTGCGCCGAAAATGGTATCCAACTGATCTCGCCATTCGTTGGCCGTATTCTGGATTGGTACAAAAAAGATACCGGCCGTGACTCGTACGCACCGTCCGAAGACCCTGGTGTATTGTCGGTCACCGAAATCTATAACTACTACAAAAAATTTGGTTATAAGACCGAAGTTATGGGCGCCAGCTTCCGTAACATTGGCGAAATCACCGAATTGGCGGGCTGCGATTTGTTGACGATTGCCCCTTCTCTGTTGGCCGAATTGCAATCAGTTGAAGGCGAATTACCACGTAAACTGGACGCAGCTAAAGCGGCGAGCGCGAATATCGAAAAGATTAGCGTGGACAAAGCGACTTTCGAACGTATGCATGAAGAAAACCGCATGGCGAACGATAAACTGAAGGAAGGTATTGACGGTTTTGCCAAGGCTCTGGAAGCTTTGGAGAAACTGCTGGCCGATCGTTTGGCCGTGCTGGAAGCTTAA